A section of the Methanoregula formicica SMSP genome encodes:
- a CDS encoding LamG domain-containing protein: MTGAEPSPTPDPAIYLNFNEEGGMTALDASGHYNPGIIMGAERTRSGMCWGALLFNGTGEYVSIPYTERNHPRQNITVSTWFYVDSYNPQTLVSSYQNGGYWLGFGDGNDLWWTITTERSGAVSVPVLHEGIALRQWHHVTGTYDGTSAKIYLDGSLRNRANASGPLHYEYQNSVLLGADAGEGETPDTACPRFLKGGLDDVRIYDTALTYSEVMEDRFRCSAEPGKIPRVVENETFALPSCLSSSGSLVLAEGQSAKRTLLFSDIAENGTWSVSVPPGSVLVVKARDLYSSSYPDAWYVEIADGNQRVDRSIAFPGTNNAPVDGVIPSGNAMVTIRYYDGKYRFPASVEVTFECRAAPPHPVQVIPKNILANTGIVIYSASWATLIAVLVVVVWLHRRKVARKAAMEKEDPCNTPEETGKKED, from the coding sequence GTGACAGGGGCGGAACCCTCCCCCACGCCCGATCCGGCGATATACCTCAACTTCAACGAGGAGGGAGGGATGACGGCTCTCGATGCCTCGGGCCATTACAACCCCGGCATTATCATGGGGGCCGAGCGAACCCGGTCCGGGATGTGCTGGGGAGCGCTCCTCTTCAATGGCACGGGAGAGTACGTCAGCATCCCGTACACGGAGCGAAACCATCCGCGGCAAAACATCACGGTCTCGACATGGTTCTACGTAGACTCCTACAACCCCCAGACCCTTGTCTCCAGTTACCAGAACGGGGGCTACTGGCTGGGATTCGGTGACGGGAACGACCTATGGTGGACCATTACTACCGAACGCTCAGGAGCTGTCTCCGTCCCGGTCCTTCACGAAGGAATTGCGCTCCGGCAGTGGCATCATGTCACCGGCACCTATGACGGCACATCCGCGAAGATCTACCTGGACGGGTCTCTCCGGAACCGGGCCAATGCCTCCGGGCCCCTCCACTATGAGTACCAGAATTCCGTTCTCCTCGGAGCGGATGCCGGAGAGGGAGAAACGCCTGACACCGCCTGCCCGCGTTTCCTGAAGGGTGGGCTCGATGATGTGAGGATCTATGACACGGCGCTGACCTACTCTGAGGTTATGGAAGACCGGTTCCGCTGCTCTGCCGAGCCGGGAAAGATCCCGCGTGTTGTGGAGAACGAGACCTTCGCCCTCCCCTCCTGCCTCTCCAGTTCCGGGTCGCTCGTGCTTGCCGAAGGGCAGTCTGCGAAGAGGACACTCCTTTTTTCCGACATCGCAGAGAACGGGACCTGGTCGGTTTCCGTGCCGCCGGGCTCGGTGCTGGTTGTCAAAGCCCGCGATCTCTATTCCTCGTCGTACCCCGATGCCTGGTATGTCGAGATCGCTGACGGGAACCAGCGCGTTGACCGGTCGATTGCCTTCCCCGGCACCAACAATGCACCGGTAGACGGTGTGATACCGTCAGGGAATGCTATGGTCACAATCCGGTATTATGACGGCAAGTACCGCTTCCCGGCCAGTGTCGAGGTGACATTCGAGTGCCGTGCTGCCCCACCCCATCCCGTCCAAGTCATCCCGAAAAATATCCTTGCAAATACCGGGATCGTGATCTATTCTGCCTCCTGGGCAACCCTGATCGCCGTGCTGGTTGTCGTTGTCTGGCTGCACCGGAGAAAGGTTGCACGGAAAGCAGCCATGGAAAAAGAAGACCCCTGCAACACACCTGAGGAGACCGGGAAAAAAGAGGATTAA
- a CDS encoding rubrerythrin family protein, whose translation MATIDNVKEAYAGESQANRKYKAFSDKAAEEGFKGVATLFFAASEAEAIHAKKLLKVMSAVGTTAANLEGAIGGETHEYESMYPGFIKEAEAEKKTDAVLAFTHAMKAEQVHAALYKKALDAIKAGHDIGREKVFLCPVCGNIELGKVPDKCPICGVFGKQFKEITL comes from the coding sequence ATGGCAACCATCGACAATGTAAAGGAAGCGTATGCCGGCGAATCGCAGGCCAACCGCAAGTACAAAGCCTTCTCCGACAAGGCCGCCGAGGAGGGGTTCAAGGGTGTAGCCACGCTCTTTTTCGCAGCCTCCGAGGCCGAGGCCATCCACGCAAAGAAGCTGTTAAAGGTCATGTCCGCTGTCGGCACAACGGCAGCTAACCTTGAAGGTGCAATCGGGGGGGAGACCCATGAGTACGAGTCCATGTACCCCGGGTTCATCAAAGAAGCCGAGGCCGAGAAGAAGACTGATGCGGTCCTGGCGTTCACGCACGCGATGAAGGCCGAGCAGGTCCATGCAGCGCTCTACAAGAAGGCGCTTGACGCCATCAAAGCAGGCCATGACATCGGGCGGGAGAAGGTATTCCTCTGCCCTGTCTGCGGAAACATAGAACTGGGTAAAGTCCCCGATAAGTGCCCGATCTGCGGGGTCTTTGGCAAGCAGTTTAAGGAAATCACGCTGTAA
- the radC gene encoding RadC family protein, which produces MKDIPALDRPREKIARKGAVALTDAELVEAILGRGTRQRDVREIARDICGLLKDREPMRYEEICAIEGIGPTKASQILACFEIGRRYYSKDHDTARVTRPDDILPLVAHLRDKRQEHFCCITLNGAGEVLGNRIITIGLLNHSLVHPREVFADAILDRAASIICVHNHPSGSLEPSSQDIAITAQLKEAGALVGIQLIDHLIVTKTGHLSMRERGLV; this is translated from the coding sequence ATGAAAGATATTCCGGCGCTTGATCGTCCCCGGGAGAAGATTGCCCGTAAGGGGGCCGTTGCCCTCACGGACGCAGAACTCGTGGAGGCGATCCTCGGGAGGGGAACGCGGCAGCGGGATGTCAGGGAGATAGCCCGGGACATCTGCGGCCTGCTGAAAGATAGGGAGCCGATGCGGTACGAGGAGATCTGTGCCATCGAGGGGATCGGCCCGACAAAAGCCTCGCAGATCCTGGCCTGCTTTGAGATCGGGAGGCGGTACTATTCAAAGGACCATGATACTGCCCGAGTGACACGGCCGGATGACATCCTCCCCCTCGTCGCCCACCTGCGGGACAAGCGGCAGGAGCACTTCTGCTGTATCACGCTCAACGGGGCGGGGGAGGTTCTGGGAAACCGCATCATCACCATCGGGCTCTTAAACCACAGCCTTGTCCACCCGCGCGAAGTCTTTGCCGATGCGATCCTGGACCGGGCAGCCTCGATCATCTGCGTCCACAACCACCCCTCGGGATCCCTTGAGCCAAGCTCGCAGGACATCGCCATCACGGCCCAGCTGAAGGAGGCGGGAGCGCTTGTGGGCATCCAGCTCATCGACCACCTTATTGTCACAAAGACCGGGCACCTGAGCATGCGGGAACGCGGGCTCGTGTGA
- a CDS encoding flavodoxin family protein, producing MAGRIIGFLGSPLPEGNTARLLDRALKGAEDAGCSVEKISLATLCFEDCQEMFFCKDHETCTMDDDMQELYPKIRDADGIIIATPIMCMGIPGKLKSFMDRCQVFYMAKYLRKESLIPAEKRATRRVLFICISGMKIPETFVGARLTAKAFCDIIDSRYADELLINDMDTLVDVTRHPELLDAAYQKGQALGNALNP from the coding sequence ATGGCCGGCCGGATCATCGGGTTCCTCGGGAGCCCGCTTCCTGAAGGAAACACAGCCCGGCTGCTCGACCGGGCGCTAAAAGGGGCAGAAGACGCAGGCTGCAGCGTCGAGAAGATCAGCCTTGCAACCCTCTGTTTTGAGGACTGTCAGGAGATGTTTTTCTGCAAGGATCACGAGACCTGCACCATGGACGACGACATGCAGGAGCTCTACCCGAAGATCCGGGATGCGGACGGCATCATCATCGCAACGCCGATCATGTGTATGGGCATTCCCGGCAAGCTCAAGTCCTTCATGGACCGCTGCCAGGTCTTCTACATGGCCAAGTATCTCCGTAAAGAATCGCTCATTCCCGCGGAGAAACGGGCGACCCGGCGTGTGCTCTTCATCTGCATATCCGGCATGAAGATCCCGGAGACATTTGTCGGTGCCCGGCTCACGGCCAAAGCGTTCTGTGACATCATCGACTCCAGGTACGCAGACGAGCTTCTCATCAACGACATGGACACCCTCGTCGATGTTACCCGCCACCCGGAACTCCTGGATGCCGCCTACCAGAAGGGCCAGGCGCTCGGAAACGCGCTCAATCCCTGA
- a CDS encoding zinc ribbon-containing protein — MVLLTEQKTYNAGQKVGPGKYVCIDCGKELTLDKSEQDLRKCPACACEEYQCFPMTHIRPDIKSADDVKNPPKRGKSNI, encoded by the coding sequence GTGGTCCTTTTGACCGAACAGAAAACCTACAATGCCGGCCAGAAAGTAGGCCCTGGCAAATATGTCTGCATCGACTGCGGAAAAGAGCTGACGCTCGACAAGAGCGAGCAGGACCTCCGGAAGTGCCCGGCCTGTGCCTGCGAAGAGTACCAGTGCTTCCCGATGACGCACATCCGCCCGGACATCAAATCCGCGGATGATGTCAAGAACCCGCCCAAGCGGGGAAAGAGCAACATTTAA
- a CDS encoding desulfoferrodoxin FeS4 iron-binding domain-containing protein: protein MVNVSKEGQVFKCEICGNVVVVKEAGGGELICCGEPMVLEE from the coding sequence ATGGTAAATGTTTCAAAGGAAGGACAGGTCTTCAAGTGCGAGATCTGCGGTAACGTTGTTGTGGTGAAAGAGGCAGGCGGCGGAGAACTGATCTGCTGCGGCGAACCCATGGTTTTGGAGGAGTAA
- a CDS encoding carboxymuconolactone decarboxylase family protein: MVVKKKTVRKAPVKKPAVKAAAGRGLKKLETKIGKVPKFFKELTTNEPEMFKMVMRFEEHIWEDGAISKKTKKLIAIAIAAALRDQHAVRAQLAGAANLGVTKREIEEALRVTFLLSGMPAYVYGKAQLDEVMKK, encoded by the coding sequence ATGGTAGTGAAGAAAAAAACTGTCAGAAAAGCCCCGGTAAAAAAGCCGGCGGTGAAAGCAGCTGCGGGAAGGGGACTGAAGAAGCTTGAGACGAAAATTGGCAAGGTGCCGAAGTTCTTCAAGGAACTGACCACGAACGAGCCCGAGATGTTCAAGATGGTGATGCGGTTTGAGGAGCACATCTGGGAGGACGGGGCGATCTCGAAGAAGACCAAGAAGCTGATTGCCATCGCCATCGCTGCGGCCCTCCGGGACCAGCACGCGGTTCGCGCCCAGCTGGCCGGCGCCGCAAACCTCGGCGTGACCAAGAGAGAGATCGAGGAAGCACTTCGCGTCACGTTCCTCCTCTCGGGCATGCCCGCCTACGTGTACGGCAAGGCCCAGCTTGACGAAGTGATGAAGAAGTAA
- a CDS encoding DUF5591 domain-containing protein, giving the protein MADDIPGFGNGEKKPILTDPPFYLPEFEQSYRYIIDEYAVAPKDIAIFMPCAVRKPYSQSPSHQLIRMVISQVFSEPQYHIVIFGTCGIVPQELEEMYPYAHYKYMLGKCKDPKILEDFLRIETDRVAGYLDKTRDTYKYRIAYCIGLFREALIRGSEKSGVKIDLILPTRDMINKVIEEGDCVFEEGSLSMDEYLGEFTDELIRFRNAHFNERYKA; this is encoded by the coding sequence ATGGCGGATGATATCCCTGGTTTTGGGAATGGCGAAAAGAAGCCGATCCTCACCGATCCCCCCTTCTATCTCCCGGAATTCGAACAGTCATACCGCTATATCATTGACGAGTACGCTGTAGCCCCAAAGGATATCGCCATCTTCATGCCGTGTGCAGTCCGGAAACCGTACAGTCAAAGCCCGAGCCACCAGCTGATCCGGATGGTCATCTCGCAGGTATTCTCCGAGCCGCAATACCATATCGTCATCTTCGGCACCTGCGGCATCGTCCCTCAGGAGCTCGAGGAGATGTACCCGTACGCCCACTACAAGTACATGCTCGGGAAATGTAAAGATCCAAAAATTCTCGAGGATTTTCTCAGGATCGAGACCGACCGGGTGGCAGGATACCTGGACAAGACGCGAGACACCTACAAATACCGGATCGCGTACTGCATCGGGCTCTTTCGCGAGGCGCTCATCCGGGGATCAGAAAAGTCCGGTGTGAAGATCGACCTCATCCTCCCTACCCGCGACATGATCAACAAAGTCATTGAGGAGGGGGACTGTGTCTTCGAGGAGGGTAGCCTCTCGATGGACGAGTACCTGGGCGAGTTCACCGACGAGCTGATCCGGTTCCGGAATGCGCACTTTAACGAGAGGTATAAGGCCTGA
- a CDS encoding flavodoxin family protein, whose translation MTIKVLAFAGSPRRHGNSETLLDWVLAPMAMDPEVAVEKVPLTEANINICRGCNACEKLNKCVQRDGMDIYHDKIVDADIILLSSPIFCMGIASLPKALIDRMQVFRSRKYVLKLPVVPPERKGKRLGTFLSTAGQDWPHVFDAAIPSVKCFYHVIDIKDADISYLMINNVDETGAIEKHRTAKADAEKLGKAMLTEIKKRLAA comes from the coding sequence ATGACAATCAAGGTCCTTGCCTTTGCCGGGAGCCCGCGCCGGCACGGGAACTCGGAGACGCTGCTCGACTGGGTGCTTGCCCCGATGGCAATGGACCCGGAGGTAGCAGTAGAGAAAGTCCCGCTTACCGAGGCGAACATCAACATCTGCCGGGGGTGCAATGCCTGCGAGAAACTGAATAAGTGCGTCCAGCGCGACGGGATGGATATCTACCACGATAAAATCGTTGACGCGGATATCATTCTCCTCTCTTCGCCGATCTTCTGCATGGGGATCGCTTCCCTGCCCAAGGCACTCATCGACCGGATGCAGGTCTTCCGGTCCCGGAAGTACGTGCTCAAACTCCCCGTTGTTCCGCCCGAACGGAAAGGGAAACGCCTCGGGACTTTCCTTTCCACTGCCGGCCAGGACTGGCCGCATGTCTTCGATGCTGCTATTCCGTCTGTCAAGTGCTTCTACCATGTCATCGACATAAAAGACGCAGACATCAGCTACCTCATGATCAATAACGTGGACGAGACGGGCGCAATCGAGAAACACCGGACAGCGAAAGCCGATGCCGAGAAGCTCGGGAAAGCCATGCTCACCGAGATCAAAAAACGGCTCGCTGCATAA
- a CDS encoding flavodoxin family protein → MTVTVLGISGSPRRHGNTETLLDSFLDGAKAAGAAVEKVVLKDLDYSACRGCNACHKDGNCIVKDDAVPLFEKMMASDIVAVASPIYSMGITAQLKGFIDRGQYLWARRFVTKTLEFSPEHLARHKGIFISTAGQNWDHVFDGAYPSLTALFHDAGFDYYDNIVANNMDEYKGIKNHPSALKEAFDRGKKVAILLKDMKTE, encoded by the coding sequence ATGACCGTCACTGTTCTCGGGATATCGGGGAGCCCGCGCCGGCACGGAAACACCGAGACACTGCTCGACAGTTTCCTGGACGGGGCAAAAGCTGCGGGTGCAGCAGTGGAGAAGGTTGTCTTAAAGGACCTCGATTACTCGGCCTGCCGGGGATGCAATGCCTGCCACAAGGACGGCAACTGCATCGTGAAAGACGATGCCGTCCCGCTCTTCGAGAAGATGATGGCCTCCGATATCGTGGCGGTGGCATCGCCGATCTACAGCATGGGGATCACTGCCCAGCTCAAGGGATTCATCGACCGGGGGCAATACCTCTGGGCGCGGCGGTTCGTGACGAAAACGCTGGAGTTCTCACCGGAGCACCTGGCCCGGCACAAGGGGATCTTCATCTCGACAGCGGGGCAGAACTGGGACCATGTCTTTGACGGGGCATACCCTTCCCTGACAGCTCTCTTCCACGATGCGGGATTCGACTATTATGACAATATCGTGGCCAACAACATGGACGAATACAAGGGAATCAAAAACCATCCGTCGGCCCTGAAAGAGGCATTCGACAGGGGGAAGAAGGTCGCTATCCTGCTGAAGGATATGAAAACAGAATGA
- a CDS encoding zinc metalloprotease, with amino-acid sequence MSPGVTMLERISRREEADLFIAWIAIAVSFTIINITPYGLMGSFNPISPLTALIYFGISLLTVGIGFIFHEMAHKFVAIRFGYWAEFVKDNTMLLVAVIMAALAGFVFAAPGATVIYSRDGRPLTKRVDGIISAAGPVMNLILCVVFAALFFLAGGKASLAGGNLLAMLGIAGVQINAMIAAFNLLPISILDGRKVFAWNIPIFFVLIIAAFGTLVAAYYHLWMLI; translated from the coding sequence ATGAGTCCCGGTGTCACCATGCTCGAACGTATCAGCCGGCGCGAAGAAGCGGATCTTTTTATTGCCTGGATAGCCATTGCAGTATCATTCACCATCATCAACATCACCCCGTACGGCCTGATGGGTTCTTTCAATCCCATCAGCCCGCTCACAGCCCTGATTTATTTCGGGATCTCGCTTTTGACGGTCGGGATCGGCTTCATCTTCCACGAGATGGCGCATAAGTTCGTCGCGATCCGGTTCGGCTACTGGGCAGAGTTCGTCAAAGACAACACCATGCTCCTTGTCGCAGTCATCATGGCGGCGCTGGCAGGCTTTGTGTTTGCGGCACCCGGTGCAACGGTCATCTACTCACGTGACGGGCGGCCCCTGACAAAGAGAGTGGACGGGATCATCTCCGCTGCCGGGCCTGTCATGAACCTCATCCTCTGCGTTGTCTTTGCAGCACTCTTCTTCCTTGCCGGGGGAAAGGCGAGTCTCGCAGGCGGCAACCTCCTTGCCATGCTTGGTATTGCCGGGGTGCAGATCAATGCAATGATTGCCGCGTTCAACCTCCTGCCCATCAGTATCCTTGACGGGAGAAAGGTGTTTGCGTGGAACATTCCCATCTTCTTCGTGCTCATTATCGCGGCATTCGGCACGCTCGTTGCAGCGTACTACCATCTCTGGATGCTGATCTGA
- a CDS encoding chorismate mutase, whose product MSLDHVRNEIAKVDRDIIALIAKRQELAKRVAAIKIREGIAIHDGRQSQKVLVSVFDRAVESKIDPVAVQKIFEILITMSEERQRECSGDGNLP is encoded by the coding sequence ATGTCCCTCGATCATGTCCGTAACGAGATCGCGAAGGTGGACCGGGATATCATCGCACTCATCGCGAAACGGCAGGAGCTGGCGAAACGCGTTGCGGCCATCAAGATACGCGAAGGGATCGCCATCCATGATGGAAGACAGTCACAAAAGGTCCTCGTATCAGTCTTTGACAGGGCGGTCGAGAGCAAGATCGACCCGGTCGCTGTCCAGAAGATCTTCGAGATCCTCATTACCATGAGCGAGGAGCGCCAGAGGGAGTGCTCCGGGGACGGCAACCTGCCGTGA
- the dacB gene encoding D-alanyl-D-alanine carboxypeptidase/D-alanyl-D-alanine endopeptidase, giving the protein MSPDLHRRHLTGMSMGLLLVLFIAAAGCSGTANPATTSPSGFEEDLAAITSAPQYTHVSWGLIVVDPSTGQTLYAKNADRMFIPASTTKLFSSAAVLEALGPDYRIKTPVYAVGKADTNGNLDGNLVLVASGDPTMGGRTLPDGTIEFTDSDHSESRALLTKTDPVSGLNDLARQVKAAGITKVSDVVIDDRLFANYQGDVMALLSPIVINENIVDLSITPGAPGTAPNVVMRPQTSLYTFDNQATTGPAGSTTLLDAGEVPAGTIVLVGTIPADAGTVNKSVSILNPAAFARTLFIEALQRQGVAVAAPVTGDNPATKLPAAGSYSSAKKVAELTSPPLSEDVKLTLKVSQNMHANYYVMLLALADNKTTYYDGMRKEGRVLRSLGLDTTALSLGDGAGGDRVDFVSPSAVAQLLTLMSKRPYADQYIRAQPILGVDGSTVHHCAPGNPACGRVYAKTGTYSYPDPLNEGRNILISKGLAGYVDTKSGKRLVFAEYVNNVPISDTVNGTSVGIDLGSIAGLIYRYY; this is encoded by the coding sequence ATGTCTCCTGACCTGCACCGCCGGCACCTGACCGGCATGTCCATGGGGCTCCTGCTCGTCCTGTTCATTGCTGCGGCGGGGTGCTCCGGAACAGCAAACCCGGCAACAACCAGTCCGTCCGGATTTGAGGAGGATCTTGCCGCAATCACGTCTGCCCCCCAGTACACGCACGTGAGCTGGGGGCTCATTGTTGTCGACCCGTCGACCGGCCAGACACTGTACGCGAAGAATGCCGACAGGATGTTTATCCCGGCTTCGACAACGAAACTCTTCTCGTCGGCCGCCGTGCTCGAAGCCCTTGGCCCGGACTACCGGATCAAAACTCCGGTCTATGCCGTGGGGAAGGCTGACACGAACGGGAACCTTGACGGGAACCTCGTTCTCGTTGCAAGTGGCGACCCGACCATGGGCGGGCGTACGCTCCCTGACGGGACCATCGAGTTCACAGACAGCGATCACAGCGAGTCAAGAGCGCTCCTGACAAAGACTGACCCCGTATCCGGCCTCAACGACCTTGCCCGGCAGGTAAAAGCTGCCGGCATCACGAAAGTATCCGATGTGGTCATCGATGACCGCCTGTTTGCGAATTACCAGGGGGATGTCATGGCGCTCCTCTCCCCGATTGTCATCAACGAGAACATCGTTGATCTCAGCATTACACCGGGTGCGCCAGGAACTGCACCGAACGTTGTCATGCGGCCGCAGACATCCCTGTATACATTTGATAACCAGGCAACCACCGGGCCGGCCGGATCAACGACCCTGCTCGATGCGGGAGAAGTGCCCGCAGGCACCATCGTGCTCGTCGGGACGATCCCCGCCGATGCCGGTACGGTCAATAAGTCGGTATCCATACTGAACCCTGCCGCATTCGCCCGCACGCTCTTCATCGAGGCATTACAACGGCAGGGTGTTGCTGTTGCCGCACCGGTGACCGGTGACAACCCGGCAACAAAGCTTCCGGCAGCAGGAAGTTACAGCAGTGCAAAGAAAGTGGCAGAACTCACCTCCCCGCCCCTTTCCGAGGACGTGAAGCTGACACTCAAGGTTTCACAGAACATGCATGCCAACTACTACGTCATGCTGCTGGCCCTTGCCGACAACAAGACCACTTATTATGACGGGATGCGGAAAGAAGGCAGGGTCCTCCGGTCCTTGGGCCTCGATACGACTGCCCTGTCGCTTGGCGACGGCGCCGGAGGAGATCGCGTGGACTTTGTCTCACCGTCTGCTGTGGCACAGCTGCTGACCCTGATGAGCAAGCGGCCGTATGCCGACCAGTATATCAGGGCCCAGCCGATCCTCGGCGTCGATGGCTCGACTGTCCACCACTGTGCACCCGGCAACCCGGCCTGCGGACGCGTATACGCGAAGACAGGTACCTACAGCTACCCGGACCCCCTGAATGAAGGCCGGAACATCCTGATATCAAAAGGTCTTGCCGGTTATGTTGATACTAAAAGCGGGAAGCGGCTTGTCTTTGCTGAGTACGTCAACAACGTACCGATCTCGGATACAGTCAACGGAACATCGGTAGGGATCGATCTCGGGAGCATTGCCGGGCTGATCTACCGGTATTACTAA
- a CDS encoding M23 family metallopeptidase, whose translation MPRKSTFLFIVIVIAFLLAAGCTQSRQASSGQPPATAATAASTPPVSMAVPFGPIPVESMNGINIAYELEFSGMENMSFVPEKVEVLDAATSKVLYTPNSSVLARTSHPATSPLPTAADMQNGTQKILKPRISIWFRVAPGSVPDRLTHGITFNRTADGLSPLTVTGGDVTIRKDLQPVVVGSPVKGPGWAIMETTSPVVHHFTSQITMFNVTRVPQRYAQDYIYLDPATGKAFSGDMTITRNYYGFGKELYAVGDGTVVYTRDGIPDIEITTQKPAPSFDTALGNGVIIDLGNRKYACYGHMVNGSVRVMVGDTVTEGQVIGLMGNTGNSDAPHLHFQVITDNPAVLGGEGYPIVYRSFTVTGKFDEDNIASTFFNTPIPQQNRLMENDVVVSFP comes from the coding sequence ATGCCCCGCAAGAGCACGTTCCTCTTCATCGTTATCGTCATCGCATTCCTCCTTGCTGCAGGGTGCACACAGTCCCGGCAGGCATCATCAGGACAACCGCCGGCCACAGCGGCCACGGCCGCATCAACTCCCCCGGTCAGCATGGCCGTCCCGTTCGGGCCCATTCCGGTCGAGAGCATGAACGGCATCAACATCGCCTACGAACTCGAGTTTTCCGGTATGGAGAATATGTCCTTTGTGCCGGAAAAGGTCGAGGTCCTCGACGCAGCCACCAGCAAGGTCCTGTATACACCGAACTCTTCGGTACTTGCCCGGACCTCACACCCCGCTACCAGCCCGCTGCCAACTGCAGCTGATATGCAGAACGGCACACAAAAGATCCTCAAACCCCGGATCTCCATCTGGTTCAGGGTGGCACCCGGTTCCGTACCGGACCGGCTCACGCACGGTATCACCTTCAACAGGACTGCCGACGGCCTCTCCCCACTGACTGTTACCGGTGGTGACGTTACAATACGTAAAGACCTCCAGCCCGTGGTTGTCGGATCTCCTGTCAAAGGTCCCGGCTGGGCGATCATGGAGACGACGTCGCCCGTGGTCCACCATTTCACCAGTCAGATCACGATGTTCAACGTCACCCGGGTCCCCCAGCGATACGCTCAGGACTACATCTACCTTGACCCGGCCACCGGGAAGGCGTTCTCCGGTGATATGACGATCACAAGGAACTATTACGGGTTCGGAAAGGAGCTCTATGCGGTCGGCGATGGAACCGTCGTCTATACTAGGGACGGTATCCCGGACATCGAGATCACCACGCAAAAGCCGGCCCCGTCGTTCGACACCGCACTCGGCAATGGTGTTATCATCGACCTCGGGAACAGGAAATACGCGTGCTATGGCCATATGGTCAACGGGTCGGTACGGGTGATGGTAGGCGACACTGTTACGGAGGGCCAGGTCATCGGCCTGATGGGCAATACCGGAAACTCCGACGCCCCGCACCTCCACTTCCAAGTCATAACGGACAACCCGGCAGTTCTGGGCGGCGAGGGCTACCCGATCGTCTACCGCTCGTTCACCGTGACCGGGAAATTCGATGAGGACAACATAGCAAGTACGTTCTTCAACACACCAATCCCCCAGCAGAACCGGCTTATGGAGAATGACGTCGTGGTCAGTTTCCCCTGA